Proteins encoded by one window of Geobacter sp. DSM 9736:
- a CDS encoding nucleoside 2-deoxyribosyltransferase, whose amino-acid sequence MRKAYLASPLGFSHELSGYLERVKARLREVGLEVTDPWEQSYAAELEAARHVTGHDARHRMLRDLAGVIGSANERLIREADILFAVLDGAEVDSGTASEVGFAAGLGKVCYGLRTDWRNSGDLPGLPLNLQVLHFIEWSGGSLFRRIEDIMIEQTSGDSL is encoded by the coding sequence ATGAGGAAGGCCTACCTCGCTTCTCCTCTCGGTTTCAGTCACGAGCTTTCTGGATATCTGGAGCGGGTTAAGGCGAGACTGCGGGAGGTTGGGCTGGAGGTTACCGATCCCTGGGAGCAGTCGTATGCAGCGGAGCTGGAGGCGGCCCGCCACGTCACCGGCCACGACGCGCGGCACAGGATGCTGCGCGACCTGGCCGGCGTCATCGGTTCAGCCAACGAGCGCCTCATCAGGGAGGCCGACATACTGTTCGCGGTGCTGGACGGCGCCGAGGTCGATTCCGGTACTGCCAGTGAGGTCGGATTCGCTGCGGGCCTCGGGAAGGTATGCTATGGGCTGCGTACCGACTGGCGCAACAGCGGCGACCTCCCCGGGCTGCCGCTCAACCTGCAGGTGCTACATTTCATCGAGTGGAGCGGCGGCAGCCTCTTCCGCCGCATTGAGGATATCATGATTGAACAAACTTCAGGAGACTCGCTGTGA
- a CDS encoding Slp family lipoprotein — protein sequence MTRIVSFAVLCIALSGCANVMSKQSMQLVDKSVSFEMVRTDPEAYKGKYILTGGTIAGIRNRTGESQLEVVQLPLDSSGRPEESYETRGRFIAVMDKFLDPLIFKQGRQVTIVGEVRGQQVRRLDQVDYAYPVLGVRELHLWQPEPERYAPYGYGYPYYRYDPWWPYWYNRPGPYRWW from the coding sequence ATGACCAGAATCGTTTCCTTCGCGGTTCTCTGCATAGCTCTTTCCGGATGCGCAAACGTAATGAGCAAACAGTCGATGCAACTGGTGGACAAGTCGGTATCTTTCGAAATGGTGCGGACGGACCCTGAAGCGTATAAGGGGAAGTACATACTCACAGGAGGCACCATCGCCGGCATTAGGAACAGAACCGGAGAAAGCCAGCTTGAAGTGGTACAGCTACCCCTCGACAGCAGCGGACGCCCTGAGGAGAGTTATGAAACCCGTGGGCGGTTCATTGCCGTAATGGACAAGTTCCTGGACCCCCTCATTTTCAAGCAGGGGAGGCAGGTGACGATTGTCGGCGAGGTGAGGGGGCAACAGGTGCGTCGCCTCGACCAGGTCGATTATGCATACCCGGTGCTGGGGGTCAGGGAACTTCACCTGTGGCAGCCGGAGCCCGAGCGATACGCACCGTACGGCTACGGTTACCCGTACTACCGGTACGATCCCTGGTGGCCCTACTGGTACAACAGACCCGGCCCGTATCGGTGGTGGTAG
- a CDS encoding cyclase family protein, with the protein MKIHDISVPVRNGMQVYPGDPQVTVEQVASIASGDRLNLSRLVMGSHAGTHMDAPSHFIDSGASVDLLPPELMIGPAVVVEVKGVTEVSARIISRLPLHGTSRLLLKTDNGAFWPEGEFNEDYAHLSEDAARYLVERKMCLVGIDGPSIERFEGSGDVHRQLLGGGVLILEGLDLRSVQPGEYDLLCLPLKVAGGEGAPARALLMERHGSSSGTFDAHTTRWPL; encoded by the coding sequence ATGAAAATCCATGATATTTCCGTACCGGTGCGAAATGGCATGCAGGTGTATCCAGGAGACCCGCAGGTAACCGTAGAGCAGGTGGCGTCCATAGCCAGCGGCGACCGGCTCAACCTGTCGCGTCTGGTGATGGGAAGCCATGCAGGAACGCACATGGACGCTCCAAGCCATTTTATCGATTCCGGAGCCTCTGTTGATCTGCTGCCGCCGGAGCTGATGATAGGCCCGGCTGTCGTGGTGGAGGTGAAGGGAGTGACGGAGGTAAGCGCCAGGATCATCTCCAGGTTGCCGTTGCACGGTACGAGCCGGCTGCTCCTGAAGACCGACAACGGAGCGTTCTGGCCCGAGGGAGAATTCAACGAGGACTATGCCCACCTGTCGGAAGATGCAGCACGCTACCTGGTGGAACGGAAGATGTGCCTTGTCGGGATCGACGGGCCCTCCATCGAACGGTTCGAGGGGAGCGGCGATGTTCACCGGCAACTCCTCGGAGGAGGCGTTCTCATTCTGGAAGGCCTGGACCTCCGATCCGTGCAGCCGGGGGAGTACGACCTCCTGTGTCTTCCCTTGAAAGTCGCCGGAGGGGAGGGCGCTCCCGCAAGGGCTCTTCTGATGGAGCGGCATGGCTCCTCCTCCGGCACGTTCGATGCGCATACTACACGCTGGCCGCTGTGA
- a CDS encoding diguanylate cyclase: MVRRTRESLRDGEGSLERAVRELTEELQQVNDRLLAATRARAEFLSYMSRELRTPINYILDLAAALDDGSYGQVNDRQRQCVRYIAEHGARLRSLVDRILDLSGMDIGLTRFVPQHFPVTSAFEEVIGRLRPLADRRGIRIAARSAVGAGSIYADRQKFTFIVEELLTNALKFSGAGSMVVAEIIETQSAGHRYFEVTVSDQGPGIPQEDAEWIFFGFERGMGAPGGNGGVGLGLALVRRFVELHGGRIWVDSHPGRGSTFTLLIPGEEALPRDHPAPRILFGGAHPLRVQRFAHLLREEGYEVVVAEEGGALLDTAFSSSPDLVLLDPEMPGMECLEVCRRLKSDSVTAHLPVLMISDLTGKEIRAAAARAGVDDIHPFPPDMEELVPKIRSLVVRKLAFERMKKSCERAEAEAGTDQLTGLCNRRQLLAILDRELARSRRYGRFCSLAMIDIDFFKAYNDRHGHVQGDEVLRLAAELFMESVRDSDIIARYGGEEFIVIMPETGKEVALVVGEKLRHAFAEHPFPLEQTQPGSTLTISMGIATFPPDAENRQQLIDRADKALYAAKNSGRNRVAVWGSPSP; encoded by the coding sequence ATGGTGCGCAGGACCAGGGAAAGCCTCCGGGACGGGGAAGGGTCCCTTGAGCGGGCAGTACGGGAGCTCACCGAAGAGCTGCAGCAGGTTAACGACCGTCTTCTAGCCGCTACCCGCGCCAGAGCGGAGTTTCTCTCTTACATGTCGCGTGAGTTGAGAACCCCCATCAACTACATCCTCGATCTAGCTGCAGCGCTGGATGATGGATCATACGGGCAGGTGAACGACCGTCAGCGGCAATGCGTACGGTATATTGCTGAGCATGGGGCTCGGCTCCGTTCGCTGGTGGACCGTATCCTGGATCTCAGCGGCATGGACATCGGATTGACCAGATTCGTGCCGCAGCACTTTCCGGTGACTTCGGCGTTCGAGGAGGTGATCGGGCGCCTGCGGCCCCTTGCCGATCGCAGGGGGATACGCATTGCCGCTCGCAGTGCGGTGGGAGCAGGATCCATATATGCGGACAGGCAGAAGTTTACCTTTATCGTCGAGGAGCTGCTCACGAATGCCCTAAAGTTCTCAGGGGCAGGATCGATGGTGGTCGCGGAGATCATTGAGACGCAATCGGCTGGACACCGGTATTTCGAGGTTACCGTATCGGATCAGGGGCCGGGAATTCCACAGGAAGATGCTGAGTGGATCTTTTTCGGCTTCGAACGCGGGATGGGTGCGCCGGGAGGAAATGGCGGCGTCGGCCTGGGGCTGGCTCTGGTCAGGCGCTTCGTAGAGCTGCACGGGGGCAGGATCTGGGTTGACAGCCACCCTGGGCGAGGAAGCACCTTCACCCTCCTGATCCCGGGAGAGGAGGCGCTCCCACGGGATCATCCGGCTCCGCGGATACTTTTCGGGGGTGCGCATCCCCTCCGGGTCCAGCGCTTTGCCCACCTCCTCAGGGAGGAAGGCTACGAGGTCGTTGTAGCGGAGGAGGGGGGGGCACTCCTCGATACGGCGTTTTCATCTTCCCCCGACCTGGTGCTGCTAGATCCTGAGATGCCGGGAATGGAGTGCCTGGAAGTCTGCCGTCGCCTGAAGTCCGACTCGGTGACTGCCCATCTGCCGGTCCTGATGATCTCCGATCTTACGGGGAAAGAGATCCGTGCTGCAGCTGCGCGGGCCGGAGTGGATGATATCCATCCCTTCCCTCCCGACATGGAGGAGCTGGTGCCTAAGATCCGGAGCCTGGTGGTCCGCAAGCTCGCTTTCGAACGGATGAAAAAGAGCTGTGAGCGTGCCGAGGCGGAGGCTGGTACCGACCAGCTCACCGGCCTTTGCAACCGCCGGCAGCTCCTTGCCATTCTGGACCGGGAGCTTGCCCGCAGCAGGCGGTACGGAAGGTTCTGCTCTCTTGCGATGATCGATATCGACTTCTTCAAGGCCTACAACGACAGGCATGGGCACGTGCAGGGGGACGAAGTTCTCAGGCTCGCCGCGGAGCTTTTCATGGAGAGCGTGCGGGATTCGGATATAATCGCGCGATACGGTGGGGAAGAATTCATAGTGATCATGCCTGAAACAGGCAAGGAGGTGGCGCTGGTGGTGGGGGAAAAACTGCGGCATGCCTTTGCCGAGCATCCGTTCCCCCTGGAACAGACCCAGCCTGGCAGTACCCTTACCATAAGTATGGGAATCGCTACATTCCCTCCGGATGCTGAGAACAGGCAACAGCTGATCGACCGGGCCGACAAGGCGCTCTATGCAGCCAAGAACTCAGGCCGCAACAGAGTAGCGGTCTGGGGATCTCCCTCACCCTGA
- a CDS encoding exodeoxyribonuclease V subunit beta: protein MQWSDVKKQVLSFTGNTIVSAGAGSGKTAVLVELYLRLLAGETSFPRPLRVEEIAAITFTDKAAVEMKERVRRGIAMRLQREDQAADWKDLLRSFPAAAISTFHAFCSQILRENPIEAGIDPSYMLLDERSAREELTCALDEIIAGELRDRTPDIRLLLRYLPLSGAGRGKGLRELLEELVRKRSGSCTTDEDLAGFLVEWDERAARRFREREIELQELCAEIARILKGKELVFHAKLRELERIYGSCVLSLGEESTATFLDSMESCIAGNWGKEKPVRDRLANCIAGLHESYWQLRTSPAAEALLRLAGKLSNAYCLRKERQGALDFEDLQIATRNLLLNDPGIRAEYRSRFPVVMVDEFQDTNPLQKELVGLLCGEEQRLFIVGDPKQSIYLFRGADVEVFGKAQAEIAASGGEPLFFQESFRSRPEIIQFVNSLFGKIVMAQGDAPFEIVYDERHHLLPQREAGDGTPCVELLTLEKDCSSAEARCNEAAAIAEKIRTLVSEKEGVRVFDREHLVAASEGRPPRCGDIVILFRRFSNLKLYERELRQRGIPYYVVKGKGFYRCQEILDIINFLRYLESERDLVALTGVLRSPLCCVSDETLFLLAREGELSRWQTTLARPEACARLETQDAARLAAISRLIDRLRPLRDRLTIAELLEEILTGTDFASTLLTTFQGEQKLANLRKLIELSRSFADRHEGALHRFVLYLVDLVETEPTEAEAVISAEGENVVRLMTVHQSKGLEFPIVFVPEIGAGQPVNNSPLLYDDQLGLGLRVAPPGREARPSLAFRAISELRRAKECAELKRLLYVAMTRARDYLLLSGEGNGDWRRWIDAFCAGEERHLLKVTPVAVPPPPDRSENPTADATLSPERLELGVARALHYRSPGPSTMLFSPTALEDYLQCPRKYFYKGVMGLDEGLFKELLGGPHDRYGQTGGMTALEKGNLAHAMLELVDFDAPPLLQRASCAATAARMAAAPVDAEEVTAHVIAFAASPAGRVLAKRKLLREHPFTLKLEGAATYYVKGAMDLVAIAPDLVSVYDYKYVERERADLDGYRFQLRIYMLALSSAFPTMPIEGRLVFLKGGEIEEVAPRPEERSLLLRLMDDVRTRSTEEDFGVREGCDGRHCPFYHRCRTSG from the coding sequence ATGCAATGGTCCGACGTCAAAAAACAGGTTCTCTCCTTCACCGGCAACACCATTGTCTCGGCAGGAGCCGGTTCCGGAAAGACCGCCGTCCTGGTGGAGCTTTACCTTCGCCTGCTGGCGGGAGAGACCTCTTTCCCCCGGCCCCTCCGCGTCGAGGAGATAGCAGCCATCACCTTCACCGACAAGGCGGCAGTGGAAATGAAGGAGCGTGTACGCCGGGGGATCGCGATGCGCCTTCAGCGAGAAGACCAGGCAGCCGACTGGAAAGACCTCCTGCGATCCTTTCCGGCCGCGGCGATATCGACCTTTCACGCCTTCTGCTCCCAGATCCTCAGGGAAAATCCGATAGAAGCAGGGATCGATCCGTCATACATGCTTCTCGATGAACGCAGCGCGAGAGAAGAGCTCACCTGCGCCCTAGACGAAATCATAGCCGGAGAATTGCGCGACCGGACCCCCGACATCAGGCTGCTGCTTCGCTACCTCCCCCTTTCCGGCGCAGGGCGGGGAAAAGGGTTGCGGGAACTCCTGGAGGAGCTTGTACGAAAGAGGTCCGGAAGCTGTACTACGGACGAGGACCTTGCCGGATTTCTGGTCGAATGGGACGAGCGTGCAGCCCGCCGGTTCCGGGAGCGGGAGATCGAGCTACAGGAGCTGTGCGCGGAGATCGCCCGAATTCTCAAGGGGAAAGAGCTGGTCTTCCACGCAAAACTGCGTGAACTAGAGCGTATATACGGCTCCTGCGTACTGTCCCTCGGCGAAGAAAGCACCGCCACGTTTCTGGATTCCATGGAAAGCTGCATCGCGGGCAACTGGGGGAAGGAGAAACCTGTTCGCGACCGCCTCGCCAACTGCATCGCGGGACTCCATGAGTCATACTGGCAGCTCCGCACTTCTCCCGCGGCGGAGGCCCTTCTTCGCCTCGCCGGGAAGCTCTCGAACGCATACTGCCTACGAAAGGAACGGCAGGGAGCCCTCGACTTCGAAGACCTTCAGATCGCTACCCGCAACCTTCTCCTCAACGACCCCGGCATCCGTGCCGAGTACCGGTCACGCTTTCCTGTAGTCATGGTGGATGAATTCCAGGACACAAACCCGCTGCAGAAGGAGCTGGTCGGCCTGCTGTGCGGGGAGGAGCAGCGCCTTTTCATCGTCGGGGACCCCAAACAGTCCATATATCTCTTCCGGGGAGCCGACGTCGAGGTTTTCGGCAAAGCACAGGCGGAGATCGCAGCATCCGGCGGCGAGCCACTCTTTTTCCAGGAATCGTTCCGTTCCAGGCCCGAGATCATCCAGTTCGTGAACAGCCTCTTCGGTAAGATCGTCATGGCACAGGGTGACGCCCCTTTCGAGATTGTGTACGACGAGCGCCACCACCTTTTGCCGCAGCGGGAAGCGGGTGACGGCACTCCATGCGTCGAGCTTCTGACCCTCGAAAAGGACTGTTCAAGTGCCGAGGCTCGCTGCAACGAGGCCGCTGCGATTGCCGAAAAGATTCGTACCCTCGTATCGGAGAAAGAGGGAGTGCGTGTTTTCGACAGGGAGCACCTGGTAGCGGCCTCGGAAGGACGCCCACCGCGCTGCGGCGATATCGTCATCCTCTTCCGCCGCTTCAGCAACCTGAAACTTTACGAGCGTGAATTGCGGCAACGGGGCATCCCCTACTATGTTGTAAAAGGGAAAGGGTTCTACCGCTGTCAGGAGATCCTCGACATCATCAACTTTCTGCGCTACCTGGAGTCGGAGCGGGACCTGGTGGCGCTTACGGGTGTCCTCCGCTCTCCCCTCTGCTGTGTATCCGATGAAACGCTATTCCTTCTTGCACGGGAGGGAGAGCTCTCAAGATGGCAAACGACCCTGGCTCGACCCGAAGCATGCGCACGACTGGAAACGCAGGATGCAGCCAGACTTGCCGCCATCTCCCGCCTGATCGATCGGCTGCGCCCCCTGCGGGACCGTCTGACCATCGCCGAGCTTCTTGAGGAAATCCTGACCGGCACCGATTTCGCCTCCACTCTCCTCACGACCTTCCAGGGCGAGCAGAAACTTGCGAACCTGCGGAAACTGATCGAGCTCTCCCGTTCCTTCGCCGACAGGCACGAAGGTGCTCTCCACCGCTTCGTCCTCTATCTGGTGGATCTGGTGGAAACGGAGCCGACGGAAGCGGAAGCGGTGATTTCCGCAGAAGGTGAGAATGTAGTACGGCTGATGACCGTTCATCAGAGCAAAGGGCTCGAGTTCCCCATCGTATTCGTTCCCGAGATCGGGGCGGGGCAGCCAGTGAACAACTCCCCCCTCCTGTATGACGACCAGCTGGGTCTGGGCCTCAGGGTGGCCCCGCCGGGGCGTGAGGCACGCCCTTCTCTTGCATTTCGGGCAATTTCGGAGCTCCGCAGAGCCAAGGAATGCGCCGAGCTGAAACGTCTACTCTATGTGGCGATGACCCGTGCCCGGGATTATCTTCTCCTGTCGGGGGAGGGAAACGGAGACTGGCGGCGCTGGATCGACGCTTTCTGCGCCGGAGAGGAGCGTCACCTGTTGAAAGTGACGCCGGTTGCCGTGCCTCCGCCGCCGGATCGGAGCGAGAACCCGACGGCTGATGCAACGCTTTCTCCCGAGAGGCTGGAACTAGGAGTGGCAAGGGCTCTCCATTACCGCTCCCCCGGCCCCTCGACGATGCTTTTCTCTCCCACTGCTTTGGAAGATTACCTCCAGTGCCCACGGAAGTATTTTTACAAGGGTGTAATGGGACTTGACGAAGGGCTCTTCAAGGAGCTGCTCGGAGGGCCCCACGACCGTTACGGACAGACCGGCGGCATGACGGCGCTCGAAAAAGGCAACCTGGCACATGCAATGCTCGAGCTTGTCGACTTCGACGCTCCTCCTCTCCTCCAGCGGGCATCCTGTGCTGCTACAGCCGCCCGCATGGCCGCCGCACCCGTTGATGCGGAGGAGGTGACGGCTCACGTAATCGCTTTCGCCGCAAGTCCGGCGGGTAGGGTGCTCGCAAAACGGAAGCTCCTGCGCGAACACCCCTTCACTCTGAAGCTGGAGGGAGCTGCAACGTATTACGTGAAGGGAGCGATGGATCTGGTGGCCATAGCACCTGACCTGGTCTCCGTCTACGACTACAAGTATGTCGAGCGGGAGCGGGCCGACCTGGATGGCTACCGGTTCCAGCTTCGCATTTACATGCTCGCCCTGTCTTCGGCATTTCCGACGATGCCGATTGAAGGGCGGTTGGTGTTTCTCAAGGGGGGGGAAATCGAGGAAGTTGCTCCGCGTCCGGAGGAACGCTCACTGCTGCTACGCCTGATGGATGACGTGCGGACTAGAAGCACCGAAGAGGACTTCGGAGTGCGGGAAGGATGTGACGGGAGACACTGTCCCTTTTACCATCGCTGCCGCACGTCAGGGTGA
- a CDS encoding RluA family pseudouridine synthase, giving the protein MILAATVGPEQAGMRLDDGAKALFPQLSKGEIRRIIDWGGCTVSNTLARVASRALKEGEELVLGVMEQERRIDLVYRREDLLYEDSSFMAINKAPGINSQRTPYQLKGTVEYAVSVYLRETGIKEPARVIHRLDRGTSGVMFFPKNKRAATHISLLLKEGRVEKVYWALVDTLPDEERWTVDAPIAKLNKFRYGVAFPGKEAVTHFRTLAAGSGAVLVEARPVTGRTHQIRVHLTHCGLPILGDTTYGGASAPRMMLHCRQMCFRSSDGRKVSAVAPVDPAFLEECRARSIDLSPLLQPSP; this is encoded by the coding sequence ATGATACTGGCCGCGACCGTAGGGCCGGAACAGGCCGGGATGAGGCTGGATGACGGAGCAAAGGCACTCTTCCCCCAACTATCCAAAGGAGAAATACGAAGAATCATCGACTGGGGAGGGTGCACCGTCTCCAACACCCTGGCCAGGGTCGCATCGCGCGCGCTCAAGGAGGGGGAAGAGCTGGTCCTCGGTGTGATGGAGCAGGAGCGGCGAATCGATCTGGTATACCGCCGGGAGGACCTCCTCTACGAAGATTCCTCCTTTATGGCCATCAACAAGGCTCCCGGCATCAACAGCCAGCGCACCCCCTATCAGCTCAAAGGAACTGTGGAGTACGCGGTCTCCGTCTATCTCAGGGAGACCGGAATCAAGGAACCGGCCCGGGTAATACACCGTCTCGACCGGGGCACATCCGGCGTAATGTTCTTTCCGAAGAACAAGAGGGCTGCCACGCATATCTCCCTTCTCCTCAAAGAGGGAAGAGTTGAAAAAGTTTACTGGGCGCTGGTCGACACCTTGCCCGACGAAGAACGATGGACGGTTGACGCACCTATCGCCAAGTTGAACAAGTTCAGGTACGGCGTTGCGTTCCCCGGCAAGGAAGCCGTTACACACTTCCGGACACTCGCGGCGGGGAGCGGAGCGGTCCTCGTCGAAGCCCGTCCGGTCACCGGAAGAACCCACCAGATACGGGTGCACCTGACCCATTGCGGCCTGCCCATCCTAGGAGACACTACGTATGGGGGGGCATCAGCCCCGAGAATGATGCTTCACTGCCGGCAGATGTGCTTCCGCTCCTCTGACGGACGAAAAGTGTCGGCTGTCGCGCCGGTGGATCCGGCTTTTCTCGAAGAATGCCGTGCCCGCAGCATCGATCTATCTCCCCTGCTGCAACCTTCCCCCTGA
- a CDS encoding NUDIX hydrolase — protein sequence MEKRNSTTLFKGFVVNIEQVEVRMGEKGWHTYQIIRHPGGVAVLPLHEDGTVSLIRQLRPAAGAFLLELPAGRRDPGEEPAVCGMRELAEETGLIAGKLESLGTIYSSPGVMDEVIHLFLATDLTQQTDNQEPYENIETLRIPIAEALEMARDGRIADGKTIAALFRVWGRK from the coding sequence ATGGAGAAACGCAACAGCACGACCCTTTTCAAAGGATTCGTGGTGAACATAGAGCAGGTGGAAGTCAGGATGGGGGAAAAGGGGTGGCACACCTACCAGATAATCCGCCATCCCGGAGGAGTTGCGGTACTTCCCCTCCACGAAGACGGCACCGTCTCCCTCATCAGACAGCTTCGCCCAGCAGCCGGTGCCTTCCTTCTCGAACTTCCCGCAGGGCGGCGGGACCCGGGAGAAGAGCCTGCGGTCTGCGGAATGCGGGAACTTGCGGAAGAAACGGGGCTGATAGCAGGAAAGCTCGAATCACTGGGAACAATTTACTCCTCCCCCGGCGTCATGGATGAGGTGATCCACCTTTTTCTCGCCACCGATCTTACTCAGCAGACGGATAACCAGGAACCGTACGAAAACATCGAGACGCTCCGCATCCCTATTGCAGAGGCGCTGGAAATGGCCCGGGATGGCAGGATCGCCGACGGCAAGACTATCGCAGCTCTTTTTCGGGTATGGGGGCGCAAATGA
- a CDS encoding dodecin produces the protein MYGKDRIYKKVEVIGVSPDGVEAAIQAAVNRAHKTLDRLSWFEVQDIRGHVQEDGRITEYQVVLKVAFELKD, from the coding sequence ATGTACGGCAAGGACAGGATCTACAAGAAAGTTGAAGTGATAGGAGTTTCACCGGATGGGGTGGAAGCAGCCATTCAGGCGGCGGTGAATCGTGCCCACAAGACTCTCGACCGGCTGTCATGGTTCGAGGTTCAGGACATCAGGGGGCACGTGCAGGAGGATGGGCGGATAACGGAGTACCAGGTGGTGCTGAAGGTGGCTTTCGAGCTTAAGGACTGA
- a CDS encoding peptidylprolyl isomerase: protein MAQAKQGDRVKVHYTGKLEDGTVFDSSECNDSGCGCEDGALEFTIGEGQVIPGFEQAVVGMSPGDRKTVNIPVDQAYGERVDDMVAVVERSDIPQDLPLEVGNQLEVTQEDGNSFPVVITELTDTTVTLDANHPLAGRNLIFDLNLVEIG from the coding sequence ATGGCACAGGCGAAGCAGGGGGACCGGGTAAAGGTCCATTATACGGGAAAACTGGAGGATGGCACGGTATTCGATTCCTCCGAATGCAACGATTCCGGGTGCGGATGCGAAGATGGAGCACTTGAGTTCACCATAGGAGAAGGACAGGTAATTCCCGGGTTCGAGCAGGCGGTGGTCGGCATGAGCCCAGGCGACAGGAAGACCGTTAACATACCTGTTGACCAGGCTTATGGAGAGCGGGTTGACGACATGGTGGCGGTTGTGGAAAGAAGCGACATCCCGCAGGATCTTCCTCTGGAGGTGGGGAACCAGCTGGAGGTTACTCAGGAGGACGGAAACAGCTTTCCGGTCGTCATCACGGAGCTGACCGATACGACGGTCACCCTGGACGCGAACCATCCCCTTGCCGGTCGGAACCTGATCTTCGACCTCAATCTTGTCGAAATCGGATAA
- a CDS encoding ferritin family protein, whose protein sequence is MAEQGDVCYTFEAAVEMAVQMEEEGFRHYLDALRKVENKNAREILRDAALDELEHKHQLEKALVDGHMKGEGELAKRVPTMNLGYVLAKKELKPDSDVREALAYAIHLETNSIDFYRRMSQGCAGAPMGNLFELLLADESRHLQSLEDMYEEHFLPEG, encoded by the coding sequence ATGGCCGAGCAGGGAGATGTGTGTTATACATTTGAAGCGGCGGTGGAGATGGCCGTACAGATGGAGGAAGAAGGCTTCCGGCATTACCTGGATGCGCTCCGTAAGGTAGAGAACAAGAATGCACGGGAAATCCTGCGTGATGCGGCCCTCGACGAACTGGAGCACAAGCACCAGCTGGAGAAGGCACTGGTCGATGGGCACATGAAAGGTGAAGGGGAGCTGGCAAAGCGTGTCCCTACGATGAACCTCGGCTACGTCCTTGCGAAGAAAGAGCTCAAGCCGGACTCGGATGTGAGGGAAGCACTGGCATACGCCATACACCTTGAAACGAATTCCATCGATTTTTACCGCCGCATGTCGCAGGGCTGTGCGGGTGCTCCCATGGGGAACCTTTTCGAGCTGCTGCTGGCAGACGAATCACGGCACCTGCAGTCTCTCGAAGACATGTACGAGGAGCACTTCCTCCCCGAGGGATAG